A region of Solanum dulcamara chromosome 7, daSolDulc1.2, whole genome shotgun sequence DNA encodes the following proteins:
- the LOC129895370 gene encoding lysine-specific demethylase JMJ28-like — translation MEELNQKQGNFDGQQVVVPFLENVVANASVISSKKRGGPKSSKKRGRPKGSKNNMGSVEGNVGISGTVSVMEGSGQGVLMKKKNRQGRPKGSKNIRTSGEENVGISGTVSVMDGNEEGFLMKKKMQLGRLKGSKNNRRSGEENVGISGTVSMMDGSGEWVLMKKKKKRLGRPKVSKNKKRKVGENGELPSAIGLVNGSGEMLMKKKKQPGRPKGSKNKKRKVGENGELPSAAGVGNDNGEMLMKKENVGRRHKGSKSKKKTMEQNGEHQERRTKKEGEVRKKDCGEEGSIKKRGRGRPKGSTSEKKTVTGNETGAVLPIDDTCVRKRNTDVVVEKEISTTDIFAADDFGIRENQVKKKIGRPKGSRNKKKVLIGRLNVPCHNGSGSKDIDSNKGKIFMPAENAGKLDDFVVGYKKHIVKRGRPRGSKTTKKITLGYLNNANATSGHELDAMCQGENEKRITMAGQSGEILNEEQGMIVKKKDRRGRSKGSRTKSEVVPGHSSGTNTNNGDMDAVRKEDDEKRKFVAGEGGGNGIAISNGERIFKKEMRGRPKGSKNKKRTTDGNFIDANFNNRGRDVGTMRLNVAEKGMLLTEENKGDLNEVALVSAVRVVKRKGVLGRPKGSKNKKKTIINSSSDVYSGHGVGAMNISKEHENKMASLATDHMVGILSEVTITKMDSCSLPQGMHNENKVVESGENQHAFVDAAEDGTRRMVKKKKCRGRARSSENKKQAAVRRGRPKGLKNKRMTGEIATVTDGVNLSMKRKNGCGRPKGSKNKKAKVNSEENSKTAGALIVYDDGGGSQTQQEVKHCGMLPVATEKGGISGESVLLDALGGWVSKRRVSSGRPKGSKNKKKAVAFNLGFPCQVSCQNAVTKMVKRRGRPKALNDKKKITVVSECMGEQELSANAETSGLTAQGGLDAISWKDQRDFLCHQCKNYKASVVTCSRCKRKRYCSDCIAKWYPDRTNDEVEDTCPFCYGNCNCGACLQSDVFLKDCCKETDENMRLEGSLYLLFNILPLLRHVLQEQRFELEVEATIRGVQLTEEDVTKSVIDDDDRVYCDNCNTSIVNFHRSCPNPDCSYDICVNCCRELRDGAPHGATEASSSTSKSVEASRIAALKGNNVPDGWRSPETLLANGYPIHMSFDVTEWRAKSDGSIPCPPKERGGCGSSLMALRRIFEANWVDQLIQSAEALTCNYHLPDIDLSHGCSFCLATATVQNSDNHCQVRQASFRNNSHDNFLYCPNAVHVDGNDFEHFQMHWRAGEPVIVRNAQAKASGLSWEPMVMWRAFRKASKKLKEEHYCVKSIDCLDWCQVEINIHQFFKGYLEGRRHHNGWPEILKLKDWPPANSFEECLPRHGADFFAMLPFSEYTHPRHGLLNLATKLPDTALKPDLGPKTYIAYGYEEELGRGDSVSKLHCDISDAVNILTHTTKVNIDREQHGIIEKLRKQQEVEDSKELCPGIAEAPDSYQRSDRTETIDFYSQESTDDNKSCLSEGKDIDKGENIISDMDYADISGRTSLPNEINPSTNALALAEANVALEIKQDRAEVECGGAVWDIFRRQDVPKLIEYLQRHWREFRHFNNTPVASVIHPIHDQTFYLNEKQKKQLKEEFNVEPWTFEQYLGEAVFIPAGCPHQVRNRQSCIKVAVDFVSPENVQECIRLTEDFRLLPKTHRSKQDILEVKKLGLYAASVAVNEATNLLSKLNAPQSCDEFQQQEHAAGTGSSIAEGLDNEIHQLY, via the exons ATGGAAGAACTGAATCAGAAGCAGGGGAATTTTGATGGTCAGCAAGTTGTGGTACCTTTTTTGGAAAATGTAGTAGCTAATGCTAGTGTGATAAGTTCAAAGAAAAGGGGAGGGCCAAAGAGTTCTAAGAAAAGGGGAAGACCAAAGGGTTCTAAGAATAACATGGGAAGTGTTGAAGGAAATGTGGGAATTTCAGGTACAGTTAGTGTGATGGAAGGCAGTGGACAAGGGGTTcttatgaagaagaagaatcgaCAAGGCAGGCCAAAGGGTTCCAAGAATATCAGGACAAGTGGTGAAGAAAATGTGGGAATTTCAGGTACAGTTAGCGTGATGGATGGCAATGAAGAAGGGTTTcttatgaagaagaagatgcaATTAGGCAGGCTGAAGGGTTCCAAGAATAACAGGAGAAGTGGTGAAGAAAATGTGGGAATTTCAGGTACAGTTAGCATGATGGATGGCAGTGGAGAATGGGTTcttatgaagaagaagaagaagcgaCTAGGCAGGCCAAAGGTTTCCAAGAATAAGAAGAGAAAGGTTGGAGAAAATGGGGAATTACCCAGTGCAATTGGCTTAGTCAATGGCAGTGGTGAAATgcttatgaagaagaaaaagcaaCCAGGCAGGCCGAAGGGTTCCAAGAATAAGAAGAGAAAGGTCGGAGAAAATGGGGAATTGCCAAGTGCAGCTGGCGTAGGCAATGACAATGGTGAAATGCTTATGAAGAAGGAGAATGTTGGACGGAGGCACAAGGGTTCTAAGAGCAAAAAGAAAACTATGGAACAAAACGGGGAGCATCAGGAAAGGAGAACCAAGAAGGAGGGTGAGGTAAGGAAGAAGGATTGTGGAGAAGAAGGGAGTATCAAGAAGCGAGGTCGAGGAAGGCCAAAGGGTTCAACGAGTGAGAAGAAAACTGTTACTGGTAATGAAACGGGGGCAGTGTTACCAATAGATGATACTTGTGTTCGAAAGAGAAATACagatgttgttgttgagaaGGAAATCTCTACAACTGACATTTTTGCAGCTGATGATTTTGGAATAAGGGAAAATCAAGTCAAGAAGAAAATTGGTCGGCCCAAGGGCTCCAGGAATAAGAAGAAAGTCTTGATTGGTCGTCTGAATGTTCCTTGTCACAATGGAAGTGGAAGCAAGGATATTGATAGCAATAAAGGGAAGATTTTTATGCCTGCGGAAAATGCTGGGAAACTGGACGATTTTGTTGTGGGTTACAAAAAACATATAGTCAAGCGAGGCCGGCCCAGGGGTTCAAAGACTACGAAGAAAATCACATTAGGCTATTTGAATAATGCTAATGCTACTAGTGGACATGAACTAGATGCTATGTGCCAAGGCGAGAATGAGAAAAGAATCACAATGGCTGGTCAAAGTGGGGAAATTCTGAATGAGGAACAAGGGATGATAGTCAAAAAGAAGGACAGGCGTGGCAGATCCAAAGGTTCAAGGACCAAGAGCGAAGTTGTACCAGGCCATTCAAGTggtactaatactaataatggAGACATGGACGCAGTCAGGAAGGAAGatgatgaaaagagaaaatTTGTAGCTGGAGAAGGTGGGGGCAATGGAATAGCTATCAGTAATGGAGAGAGGATATTCAAGAAGGAAATGCGTGGCCGGCCCAAGGGCtcaaaaaataagaagagaacTACTGACGGTAATTTCATTGATGCTAATTTCAATAATAGAGGACGAGATGTGGGTACTATGAGGTTAAATGTGGCTGAAAAGGGAATGCTTTTAACTGAAGAAAATAAGGGAGACCTGAATGAAGTTGCTTTGGTTTCTGCAGTTAGAGTAGTCAAGAGGAAGGGTGTTCTTGGCCGGCCAAAGGGTtcaaagaataaaaagaaaactATTATAAACAGCTCCAGTGATGTTTATTCTGGTCATGGAGTTGGAGCGATGAATATCAGTAAGGAACATGAGAATAAAATGGCGAGCCTGGCAACTGATCACATGGTGGGGATACTGAGTGAAGTTACTATTACTAAGATGGATAGCTGCAGCCTGCCCCAAGGCATGCATAATGAGAATAAGGTTGTTGAATCTGGCGAGAATCAGCATGCATTTGTTGATGCTGCTGAAGATGGCACCAGAAGGATGGTTAAGAAGAAGAAATGCCGAGGAAGGGCGAGAAGTTCAGAAAATAAGAAACAAGCAGCAGTTAGGCGAGGGAGGCCAAAGGGCTTGAAAAACAAAAGAATGACAGGTGAAATTGCTACTGTTACTGATGGGGTAAATTTGAGCATGAAGCGAAAGAATGGATGTGGACGACCTAAAGgttcaaaaaataagaaagcaaAAGTTAATAGTGAAGAAAATAGTAAAACTGCAGGAGCACTTATAGTGTATGATGACGGCGGAGGTAGTCAAACTCAGCAGGAAGTGAAACACTGTGGCATGCTTCCTGTTGCCACCGAAAAAGGGGGAATATCAGGTGAATCTGTTTTATTGGATGCTTTGGGAGGTTGGGTCAGTAAGAGGAGAGTTAGCAGCGGGAGACCAAAAGGTtcaaagaacaagaaaaaggcaGTCGCTTTCAATCTGGGATTTCCTTGTCAAGTTAGTTGTCAAAATGCTGTTACTAAGATGGTTAAGCGCAGAGGGAGGCCAAAGGCTTTAAATGATAAGAAGAAAATTACTGTTGTCTCTGAATGCATGGGAGAGCAGGAACTTAGTGCAAATGCAGAAACAAGTGGACTGACAGCGCAAGGAGGATTG GACGCTATCAGTTGGAAGGATCAGCGGGACTTTTTGTGTCATCAGTGCAAAAATTATAAAGCTTCTGTTGTTACCTGTTCAAGATGCAAAAGAAAACGCTATTGCAGCGACTGCATTGCAAAGTG GTATCCAGATAGAACAAACGACGAAGTAGAGGACACATGTCCTTTTTGTTATGGGAATTGCAATTGTGGAGCTTGCCTTCAATCAGATGTCTTCTTAAAG GACTGCTGCAAAGAAACTGATGAAAATATGAGATTGGAGGGTTCACTTTATTTGCTATTCAACATTCTGCCCCTCCTCAGGCATGTTCTTCAGGAGCAAAGGTTTGAGCTAGAGGTTGAAGCAACCATTCGTG GTGTTCAGCTGACAGAAGAAGATGTCACCAAATCAGtcattgatgatgatgatagagTGTATTG TGATAATTGCAACACATCCATTGTCAATTTCCATAGAAGCTGCCCAAATCCTGATTGCTCTTACGATATCTGTGTCAATTGTTGTCGGGAACTCAGAGATGGTGCCCCACATGGAGCTACTGAGGCCAGCTCATCTACCAGCAAGTCGGTGGAAGCCAGTCGTATTGCAGCATTGAAGGGAAACAATGTGCCAGATGGCTGGAGAAGTCCAGAGACCCTCCTTGCTAATGGTTATCCAATTCACATGTCCTTTGATGTTACTGAGTGGAGAGCCAAATCTGATGGCAGTATACCTTGTCCTCCTAAAGAGCGTGGTGGTTGTGGCTCTTCTTTAATGGCTCTAAGGCGTATCTTCGAAGCAAATTGGGTAGACCAACTAATTCAAAGTGCTGAGGCCCTCACATGCAACTACCACCTTCCAGATATAGATTTATCGCATGGGTGTTCATTTTGTCTTGCTACCGCTACTGTCCAAAACAGTGATAACCACTGTCAAGTAAGACAAGCATCTTTTAGGAACAACAGCCACGATAATTTTCTGTACTGTCCTAATGCTGTTCATGTTGATGGTAACGACTTTGAGCATTTTCAAATGCATTGGAGGGCTGGTGAACCTGTAATAGTTAGAAATGCACAAGCTAAGGCCTCTGGTCTTAGCTGGGAGCCAATGGTAATGTGGAGGGCCTTCAGAAAAGCAAGTAAAAAGCTGAAAGAGGAGCATTACTGTGTCAAGTCCATTGATTGCTTGGATTGGTGTCAG GTTGAGATAAATATTCATCAGTTCTTCAAGGGCTACTTGGAGGGTCGCAGACATCACAATGGGTGGCCAGAAATTTTAAAACTGAAGGACTGGCCTCCGGCTAATTCTTTTGAAGAATGTTTGCCGAGGCATGGAGCTGACTTTTTTGCTATGCTTCCGTTTAGCGAATACACTCATCCTAGACACGGTCTTCTAAATTTGGCCACTAAGCTTCCCGATACTGCCTTGAAGCCAGACTTGGGACCTAAAACTTATATTGCTTATGGATATGAAGAAGAGCTTGGGAGAGGCGATTCTGTCTCAAAGTTGCACTGCGATATCTCTGATGCG GTCAATATATTGACTCATACAACCAAAGTAAATATTGATCGCGAGCAACATGGAATCATTGAGAAACTAAGGAAGCAACAAGAGGTTGAAGATTCAAAGGAACTTTGTCCAGGCATAGCTGAGGCACCAGATTCTTATCAAAGATCTGACAGAACTGAAACTATTGACTTTTATTCTCAGGAAAGCACTGACGATAACAAAAGTTGTTTGTCAGAGGGGAAAGACATTGATAAAGGAGAAAACATAATTTCCGATATGGATTACGCTGATATTTCTGGCAGAACTTCTCTACCCAATGAGATAAACCCGAGTACCAATGCCTTGGCACTAGCAGAAGCGAATGTAGCTCTCGAAATCAAGCAAGATCGTGCAGAAGTTGAATGTGGGGGTGCAGTATGGGACATCTTTCGCAGACAAGATGTACCCAAGTTAATAGAATACTTGCAGAGGCATTGGAGAGAATTTCGCCATTTTAACAATACTCCAGTGGCTTCA GTTATTCATCCTATCCATGACCAGACATTCTATTTGAATGAGAAGCAAAAAAAACAGCTGAAGGAGGAGTTCA ACGTTGAGCCTTGGACGTTTGAGCAGTACCTTGGTGAAGCTGTTTTTATTCCTGCAGGATGCCCACATCAAGTGAGAAATAGACAG TCATGTATCAAGGTTGCTGTTGACTTTGTGTCCCCGGAAAATGTTCAAGAGTGTATTCGCTTGACGGAGGATTTTCGTTTGCTACCCAAAACCCACCGATCTAAGCAAGATATATTGGAG GTGAAGAAATTGGGGCTTTATGCTGCTAGTGTTGCTGTTAATGAAGCTACAAACCTGTTGTCAAAACTTAA TGCTCCTCAATCTTGTGATGAATTCCAACAGCAAGAACATGCTGCCGGAACGGGGAGCTCTATTGCAGAAGGCCTGGATAATGAGATCCATCAGCTGTATTAA
- the LOC129894349 gene encoding protein DEFECTIVE IN MERISTEM SILENCING 3-like: MDGGQRRMSIDNEKLPISPKALVVHDPSLNQGGQTNSFVFAANRDPMQNGTAEAVICNSKKLEDEMQEIGLKIKHHEDNVKFLKAQKNRLDDSILDIRVVLGKIHSASVTGSENKESSNGRNEEETIEQILRYDKSAAGICCELQKRNGTQITHIPFLKDMIGIVALLGKVDDDNLSRTLSDYLGLETMLAVVCKTRDGLKALETYDKEGLINKSSGLHGLGASIGRPLDDRYLVICLESLRPYTGEFIADDPQRRLAIKKPRYLNEETPPGFLGFAVNMINIDTANLYCVTSTGHGLRETLFYRLFSRLQVYKTRADMLQALPFIADGAISLDGGIIKSGGISSLGEREVEIKFPKSSGRSNLPENYFDTENRMKELKWKRTRFVEDLQREQTLLDHAKFNFEVKKQEFVKFLAQSSSYISAPQFPAGGERSTPIS, translated from the exons ATGGACGGAGGCCAACGGAGAATGTCGATAGACAATGAGAAG CTACCAATCAGTCCTAAGGCACTAGTTGTGCATGATCCATCGCTCAATCAAGGAGGCCAGACTAATTCCTTCGTTTTTGCTGCCAATCGTGACCCAATGCAAAATGGAACTGCTGAGGCAGTTATCTGCAATTCCAag AAACTTGAGGATGAAATGCAGGAGATTGGTCTTAAAATTAAACACCATGAAGATAATGTCAAATTCTTGAAGGCTCAGAAGAACAGGTTGGATGATTCAATTTTGGATATACGAG TTGTTCTTGGCAAGATTCATTCAGCAAGTGTAACTGGTTCTGAAAATAAGGAATCGTCCAATGGGCGGAATGAGGAGGAGACCATTGAACAAATCTTAAGATATGATAAATCTGCAGCTGGCATCTGTTGCGAGCTGCAAAAGCGTAATGGAACTCAGATTACTCATATTCCATTTTTGAAGGACATGATAGGAATTGTTGCTTTGCTTGGGAAGGTTGATGATGATAATCTCAGCAG GACTCTCTCAGATTATCTTGGGCTCGAAACCATGTTAGCAGTTGTTTGCAAGACGCGTGATGGACTTAAAGCACTGGAAACATATGATAAGGAAGGTCTTATAAATAAAAGTTCCGGTCTTCATGGACTTGGAGCTTCAATTGGGAGACCTTTGGATGACCGATATCTTGTAATCTGTCTTGAGAGCTTAAG ACCTTACACTGGTGAATTTATTGCTGATGACCCTCAGAGGAGGCTTGCCATAAAGAAGCCAAGATACCTCAATGAGGAAACTCCTCCTGGTTTTCTTGGTTTTGCTGTCAATATGATCAATATTGACACTGCAAACTTATATTGTGTTACAAGCACTGGTCATGGCCTGAGAGAGACCCTCTTCTATAGACTCTTCTCACGGTTGCAAGTATACAAAACAAGGGCAGACATGCTGCAGGCACTACCTTTTATAGCTGATGGAGCCATATCTTTGGACGGTGGGATCATAAAGAGTGGTGGTATATCTTCCCTAGGCGAGAG GGAAGTAGAGATCAAATTTCCTAAGAGTTCTGGAAGGTCGAATCTACCTGAAAACTATTTTGACACTGAGAACCGGATGAAGGAGCTGAAGTGGAAAAGGACAAGATTTGTGGAAGATTTACAGAGAGAACAAACATTGCTGGACCATGCTAAGTTCAACTTTGAAGTAAAGAAACAAGAATTTGTCAAGTTTCTTGCACAAAGCTCATCCTATATTTCAGCG CCTCAGTTTCCAGCAGGGGGGGAGCGGTCAACTCCGATATCATGA